From a single Brassica napus cultivar Da-Ae chromosome C9, Da-Ae, whole genome shotgun sequence genomic region:
- the LOC106424510 gene encoding LOW QUALITY PROTEIN: transcription factor MYB3R-4-like (The sequence of the model RefSeq protein was modified relative to this genomic sequence to represent the inferred CDS: inserted 1 base in 1 codon), which yields MESECTTTSSTPPQRVTEGNPKSRQGRTSGPARRSTRGQWTAEEDEILTKAVHSFKGKNWKKIAEFFKDRTDVQCLHRWQKVLNPELVKGPWTKEEDEMIVQLIQKYGPKKWSTIARFLPGRIGKQCRERWHNHLNPAINKEAWTQEEELLLIRAHQIYGNRWAELTKFLPGRSDNGIKNHWHSSVKKKLDSYMSSGLLDQYQAMPLAPYDRNSFMQSTMDGSGCVSGQAEQEIEHGIMNMGQHFHPCENSQYYYPELEDISVSISEASYDMEDCSQFPDHNVSASTSQDYQFDFQDLSDISLEMSQNMSGLPMTYTKERKEASLGAPNSKSNIDVAAYTNTSETECCRVLFLDQESEGVSVSRSSTQEPHEVLCASASDSQVSEATKSPMKSSSSMSIATPASGKETLRPAPLIITPDKYSKKSSGLICHSFETNENGSFICINDPSTSTCVDEGPNNSTEDYHLNDSKKLVPVNDFASLAEAKPHSLPKHETNMSSEQHHEDMGASSSSLCFPSLDLPAFNDPVHDYSPLGIRKLLMSSMACMSPLRLWESPTGKKTLVGAKSILRKRTRDLLTPLSEKRSDKKLETDIAASLAKDFSRLDVMFDESENQESISGMPEETMDVSKSLVQPQQTCLEANVQHAQSFSGVLSESNTNKQVLSPPGQSVTKAEKTQVSTPRNHLQRTLMATSNKEQHSPSSLCLVINSPSRARNTESHLANNETNNENFSIFCGTPFRRGLESPSAWKSPFYVNSLLPSPRFDTDITIEDMGYIFSPGERSYESIGMFTQRHEHTSAFAAFNAMEISLSPSTDDAKKMKDLDKENNDPLMAEGRVLDFNDCESPTKXTEEVSSYLLKGM from the exons ATGGAAAGTGAGTGTACAACAACGAGCTCAACCCCTCCTCAGAGGGTTACTGAAGGGAACCCCAAATCGCGTCAGGG GAGGACGAGTGGCCCTGCTAGACGTTCTACTCGAGGTCAATGGACTGCAGAGGAG GATGAGATTTTGACAAAAGCTGTCCATAGTTTTAAAGGGAAAAACTGGAAGAAGATTG CTGAATTTTTCAAGGATCGAACTGATGTCCAGTGCCTCCACAGGTGGCAGAAGGTCCTTAATCCTGAACTTGTTAAAGGTCCTTGGACCAAGGAG GAAGATGAAATGATAGTTCAGTTAATCCAAAAATATGGGCCCAAGAAGTGGTCCACCATTGCTCGATTTTTGCCTGGCCGTATTGGAAAGCAGTGTAGAGAAAG GTGGCACAATCACCTCAACCCTGCCATAAACAAGGAAGCTTGGACTCAAGAAGAAGAGCTGCTTCTCATTCGTGCTCATCAAATCTATGGTAATAGATGGGCAGAGTTGACAAAGTTCTTGCCTGGAAG gtctgataatggaatTAAAAACCATTGGCACAGCTCAGTCAAGAAGAAACTCGATTCCTATATGTCCTCTGGGCTTCTGGATCAGTACCAAGCCATGCCTCTAGCTCCTTACGATAGAAACTCTTTTATGCAGAGTACTATGGATGGTAGTGGCTGCGTGAGTGGACAGGCAGAGCAAGAAATAGAACATGGTATAATGAACATGGGGCAACATTTTCACCCGTGTGAAAACTCTCAGTATTATTATCCAGAGTTGGAAGATATCTCAGTCTCCATCTCAGAAGCCTCTTATGACATGGAGGACTGTTCACAGTTTCCTGATCATAACGTCTCGGCTTCTACGAGCCAGGATTACCAATTTGACTTTCAGGATCTGTCGGATATTTCACTGGAGATGAGTCAGAACATGTCAGGGTTACCAATGACATACACCAAGGAGAGGAAGGAAGCCTCTCTAGGGGCTCCGAACTCCAAGTCAAATATAGATGTAGCTGCGTACACCAACACATCTGAAACGGAATGTTGCAGAGTTCTTTTCCTTGATCAAGAGAGCGAAGGGGTCAGTGTTTCTAGATCTTCAACCCAAGAGCCACACGAGGTTTTGTGTGCATCAGCTTCAGACAGCCAGGTTTCAGAAGCTACAAAATCTCCTATGAAGAGCTCTTCTTCAATGTCCATTGCAACACCCGCCTCAGGCAAAGAAACTCTTCGGCCGGCTCCCTTAATCATAACACCCGATAAGTATTCCAAGAAGTCATCCGGATTGATATGTCATTCTTTTGAGACTAATGAAAATGGTAGCTTCATATGCATCAATGATCCTTCAACCTCTACTTGTGTTGATGAAGGGCCTAACAACTCCACCGAAGATTATCATTTAAATGATTCCAAAAAGCTGGTTCCAGTGAACGATTTTGCTTCTCTGGCAGAAGCTAAGCCACACTCTCTTCCTAAGCATGAAACAAACATGTCAAGCGAGCAGCATCATGAGGATATGGGAGCATCATCATCAAGTCTATGTTTTCCAAGCCTGGACCTACCTGCTTTCAACGATCCGGTCCACGATTATAGCCCTCTTGGCATACGCAAGCTGCTGATGTCCAGCATGGCGTGCATGAGCCCGCTTAGGCTGTGGGAGTCTCCCACTGGGAAAAAGACGTTGGTTGGTGCAAAGTCAATCCTGAGGAAACGCACGCGTGATCTGCTGACACCTCTATCTGAGAAGAGGAGTGATAAGAAGCTTGAAACTGATATAGCAGCTAGTCTGGCAAAAGATTTTTCACGCCTGGATGTTATGTTTGATGAGAGTGAGAATCAAGAATCTATCTCTGGAATGCCAGAAGAAACCATGGATGTCAGTAAATCACTTGTACAACCACAGCAAACTTGCTTGGAGGCAAATGTTCAACAT GCTCAAAGTTTCTCCGGTGTTCTTTCTGAGAGCAATACCAACAAGCAAGTTCTGTCTCCTCCTGGTCAATCAGTAACCAAAGCAGAGAAGACACAAGTCTCAACCCCAAGAAATCACTTGCAGAGAACCCTCATGGCTACTTCTAACAAAGAACAACATTCTCCTTCGAGTCTTTGTTTGGTCATTAATTCGCCTTCTCGAGCCAGAAACACCGAGAGTCATCTTGCTAACAACGAGACAAACAATGAGAATTTCAGCAT ATTCTGTGGAACTCCATTCAGGAGAGGTCTTGAATCTCCCTCAGCCTGGAAATCTCCGTTTTACGTCAACTCTCTCTTGCCCAGCCCAAGGTTTGACACAGACATAACTATCGAG GACATGGGCTACATTTTCAGTCCAGGGGAGAGAAGCTACGAGAGCATAGGAATGTTTACACAGAGACACGAGCATACAAGTGCATTCGCAGCATTCAATGCAATGGAAATTTCACTTTCCCCAAGTACTGATGATGCAAAGAAGATGAAGGACTTGGATAAAGAGAATAATGATCCTCTAATG GCGGAGGGTCGAGTGCTGGACTTCAACGATTGCGAGTCTCCCACCA TAACAGAAGAAGTCTCATCCTACCTCTTGAAGGGGATGTAG